The sequence ACGGGTGCACCATGTGGCGACCCAGCGGCACACAGAATAACATCGTCACGGCTTTCCTGTCCAGACCGACAGGCCAACCTAACCGGCTCGGCTTCGGTTCGGGAAAATCTCGGGCTTGACTATGAGCCAATAAAAGAGATTCGATGCCCAATGGCTAAGGCTGATGGCGTTTCTCCTGGAGGCGATCGCAAGAACCTAACGGCAGGCACTCACCTCTTCGGGAAGGTCCTCTGAAAATCCTTCCAGAGGGCCTCCCCACCCTTGAGGGAAGAGTTCGCAATGACCTCCAAAAGCTCGCTCATGGGCCGTTGGGCTTTTCTAGAGAGCTGATCTTTGCCCTGAGCGCGCAGGCCAGTCGCTAGCGACACTTCAGGCATCGGCAAGGCGAGGGGAGAATCAGGGGGGTGAAGATACGTCCCGGCCATAAGCTGCCGTCCTTATCGAATTGAGCCGCACGAGCCCCCCGAAGGGAATCAATACCTTCACAGGTTCCCGCGGGACGGTATCTTTCACCCGAACCAGTCAAGTCTGTCGCTTCCCGACCAGGGGGGATTCAGTGAACAGCCAGAGGCTTCGGCCATCCCTGACGCGACCTATGGATGACACAGCAGATCACCGCCTCGCCCGGTCGGGATCCGAAGCGATCTATGGACTTTTCTCCATCGCTTGCTATCATTGCTGGCCTATCATGTCAGGGATCGGGCACGATCATATCCGGATAGCACTCCTTCTGTTGTGGGGATGGTCGGCAGCGAGCCGGCGACGGCAACGCGCTCAGTCGGCAGGCGGCCTCTGCATGATTGACCTCGAATCAGAACTTCATCTCTTTGGCATCCATGACGTGTTCACACCGAACCGTCAACGAGCCCGCAAGACGCGGGCGCTTGCAAGAGATTTTTGGAGGAAACAGGAAGATGAGACGGAGAACCCTTAGCGCTCTTGTACTATTTGCGGTGACGTTCGTTTCATGTCAGCAGCAGCCCACGGAAGCTGTACTCGATGAGGCGCTCAACAGCATCACCGTTGAGAGTCTCGCCGCTCACATCCGGCGTCTTGCTTCGGACGAATTTGAAGGTCGCGCTCCGGGGACGCGGGGAGAAGAACTGACGATCAATTATCTCGCCGAGGAGTTCAAGAAACTCGGTCTCGCTCCGGGTAATCCCGACGGGACCTATTTCCAGAAGGTGCCGCTTGTTGGCAGTAAGGTTGATCCATCTGCCGAACTCGTCTTCAGCGTCGGCGGACAAAAAAGGACCTTGCGCTTTGGCGATGACTTCGTCGCCTGGACCCGGCGCGTCACCGAAACCTCAAGTATCAACTCGGAGCTGGTCTTTGTCGGTTACGGGATCACTGCGCCGGAATTCGACTGGAACGATTTCAAAGACGTGGATGTGGCCGGCAAGGTGCTTGTCGTGTTGATCAACGATCCTCCCATCCCCGATCCGACCGATCCAACCAAGCTTGACGAGAAAATGTTCGGTGGAAAAGCGATGACGTACTACGGGCGGTGGACCTACAAGTTCGAATCGGCAGCCGAGCGAGGGGCTGCCGGAGCCCTCATCATCCACGAGACGGGACCGGCGGGCTATCCCTGGGAAGTGGTCAAAGGCAGTTGGAGCGGGGAGCAGTTTGATCTGGCTTCACCCGATAAGAATATGTCCGCGTGCGCCGTCGAAGGTTGGATAACCTGGGATCAGGCGCGTGCACTCTTTCAGATGGCTGGCCGGGACCTGGAGGCGCTCAAGAAGGCCGCCGTCAGCCGCCAGTTCCGCCCGGTGCCTCTCGGCGTGACAGCCTCGCTCACGCTGAGGAAGACACTGCGGACGATTGATTCCACCAACGTCATCGCGCGATTGGACGGTAGCGATCCCAAACATAAGAACGAATACGTCGTTTACACGGCGCACTGGGATCATCTGGGGATAGGCCCCGAGGTGAAGGGAGATCGCATATATAACGGGGCGCTGGATAACGCGTCGGGGACAGCGGGATTGCTGGAGATCGCCAAAGTCTACAGTCGCCTGCGCCCGGCCCCGAAGCGATCCATTCTGTTTCTCGCTGTGACAGCGGAAGAGAAGGGGCTGCTCGGTTCGGCCTATTACGCCCGGAATCCGCTTTATCCGCTGGAGAAAACGCTGGCCGTCATCAATATGGATG comes from Blastocatellia bacterium and encodes:
- a CDS encoding M28 family metallopeptidase, whose translation is MRRRTLSALVLFAVTFVSCQQQPTEAVLDEALNSITVESLAAHIRRLASDEFEGRAPGTRGEELTINYLAEEFKKLGLAPGNPDGTYFQKVPLVGSKVDPSAELVFSVGGQKRTLRFGDDFVAWTRRVTETSSINSELVFVGYGITAPEFDWNDFKDVDVAGKVLVVLINDPPIPDPTDPTKLDEKMFGGKAMTYYGRWTYKFESAAERGAAGALIIHETGPAGYPWEVVKGSWSGEQFDLASPDKNMSACAVEGWITWDQARALFQMAGRDLEALKKAAVSRQFRPVPLGVTASLTLRKTLRTIDSTNVIARLDGSDPKHKNEYVVYTAHWDHLGIGPEVKGDRIYNGALDNASGTAGLLEIAKVYSRLRPAPKRSILFLAVTAEEKGLLGSAYYARNPLYPLEKTLAVINMDGLNVDGRTRDITIIGLGNSTLDDLVKTVAAEQGRTIRPDPEPEKGFFYRSDHFSFAKQGVPALFTDSGIDYVGKPEGWGLTMRQRYTAERYHKPQDEFDPAWDLSGAVEDLRLLVKVGYLVATGDRWPEWNPGTEFKAIREKMLQKK